A region of Streptomyces sp. WMMC500 DNA encodes the following proteins:
- a CDS encoding TetR/AcrR family transcriptional regulator codes for MATVQGRPMRADARRNYERLLGEAAVAFAQHGADASLEEIARRAGVGIGTLYRHFPDRFALMGAVFQTQVDELDVAARALTAEAGRTPMGALTAWMRRYVDVSSTIRGVAATLMDEGLMINCKTQLRETVELLAGHARTSGELRTDVAPDDILRLTSAIAYAAEKASVKNPEDTEVADRLLNLALDGLRTRNA; via the coding sequence ATGGCGACGGTGCAGGGCCGGCCGATGCGCGCGGACGCGCGCCGCAACTACGAGCGCCTGCTCGGCGAGGCCGCGGTGGCCTTCGCCCAGCACGGTGCGGACGCCTCGCTGGAGGAGATCGCGCGCCGCGCGGGCGTCGGCATCGGCACGCTGTACCGGCACTTCCCGGACCGCTTCGCGCTGATGGGCGCGGTGTTCCAGACACAGGTCGACGAGCTGGACGTCGCGGCGCGGGCGCTGACGGCGGAGGCCGGCAGGACGCCGATGGGCGCGCTGACGGCGTGGATGCGGCGGTACGTGGACGTGTCCTCGACGATCCGCGGGGTCGCGGCGACGCTGATGGACGAGGGTCTGATGATCAACTGCAAGACGCAGTTGCGGGAGACCGTCGAGCTGCTGGCCGGCCACGCACGCACGTCCGGCGAGCTGCGCACGGACGTCGCGCCGGACGACATCCTGCGGCTGACGAGCGCCATCGCGTACGCGGCGGAGAAGGCGTCGGTGAAGAACCCCGAGGACACGGAGGTCGCCGACCGCCTCCTGAACCTGGCCCTGGACGGCCTGCGCACGCGGAACGCCTGA
- a CDS encoding DeoR/GlpR family DNA-binding transcription regulator, which yields MFAAERRQLILEMVRANGAVSLRELARVVQTSEVTVRRDVRALEAEGLLDRRHGGAVLPGGFTRESGFPQKSHLATAEKTAIADLAAGFVEEGEAVVVGAGTTTQELARRLARIPGLTVVTNSLLVAQALAHANRVEVVMTGGTLRGSNYALVGSGAEQSLQGLRVSRAFLSGSGLTAERGLSTSNMLSASVDRALVQAAAEVVVLADHSKLGTDTMFQTVPTDVITRLVTDEPPPNDERAGTELQALADQGVQIAVAGPEQPVGGESGPPPAGRGRHHRPGGERRRGDDSVPLPGQRRTAQAAASAMRAAAALPEQGRVADLAPRRR from the coding sequence GTGTTCGCTGCAGAACGTCGTCAGTTGATCCTTGAAATGGTACGGGCCAACGGGGCCGTATCCCTCCGAGAGCTTGCCCGAGTCGTACAGACCTCCGAGGTGACCGTGCGCCGTGACGTGCGGGCCCTGGAAGCGGAAGGGCTGCTGGACCGAAGGCACGGAGGGGCGGTCCTCCCGGGCGGTTTCACCCGTGAGTCCGGCTTCCCGCAGAAATCGCATCTCGCGACCGCGGAGAAGACCGCGATCGCCGATCTCGCCGCCGGATTCGTCGAGGAGGGTGAGGCGGTCGTCGTCGGTGCCGGTACGACGACGCAGGAGCTGGCCCGCCGGCTCGCGCGCATCCCCGGCCTGACCGTCGTGACCAACTCCCTGCTCGTCGCCCAGGCGCTCGCGCACGCGAACCGGGTCGAGGTCGTCATGACCGGCGGCACGCTGCGCGGCAGCAACTACGCGCTGGTGGGCAGCGGCGCCGAGCAGTCGCTCCAGGGGCTGCGCGTCTCGCGCGCGTTCCTCTCCGGCAGCGGGCTGACCGCCGAGCGCGGACTGTCCACGTCCAACATGCTGTCCGCGAGCGTCGACCGGGCGCTGGTGCAGGCCGCGGCGGAGGTCGTGGTGCTCGCGGACCACTCCAAGCTGGGCACCGACACGATGTTCCAGACGGTGCCCACCGACGTGATCACGCGGCTGGTCACGGACGAGCCGCCGCCGAACGACGAGCGCGCGGGCACCGAGTTGCAGGCCCTGGCGGACCAGGGGGTGCAGATCGCGGTGGCGGGCCCGGAACAGCCGGTGGGCGGTGAGAGCGGCCCCCCGCCGGCGGGCCGGGGCCGGCACCACCGGCCGGGAGGTGAGCGGCGGCGCGGCGACGACAGCGTGCCGCTGCCGGGCCAGCGGCGGACGGCGCAGGCCGCGGCGTCGGCGATGCGCGCCGCGGCGGCCCTGCCGGAACAGGGCCGGGTGGCGGACCTGGCGCCCCGGCGCCGGTAG
- a CDS encoding NAD(P)H-quinone dehydrogenase has protein sequence MGYVTRIVIIGGGPGGYEAALVAAQLGAEVTVVDCDGLGGASVLTDCVPSKTLIATAEVMTTFDSSYEELGIIVADDTPPEQQAARVVGVDLGKVNARVKRLALAQSEDIATNVTRAGGRVVRGRASVSPQQAPDGSRTVRVTGPVGEAGGPGEPEELVADAVLVATGGSPRELPDAQPDGERILNWKQVYDLDELPEELIVVGSGVTGAEFAGAYQALGSRVTLVSSRDRVLPGEDPDAAAVLEDVFRRRGMNVMSRSRAQSAKRVGDRVEVTLNDGRVITGSHCLMAVGAVPNTRGIGLEEAGVRLTDSGHIWTDKVSRTSAPGIYAAGDCTGVFALASVAAMQGRIAMYHFLGETVAPLRLKTVSANVFTDPEIATVGYQQSDVDEGRIDARVMKLPLLRNPRAKMQGVRDGFVKLVCRPGTGIVVGGVVVAPRASELIHPISIAVDNNLTVEQIAKAFTVYPSLSGSIAEVARQLQASKPGGDD, from the coding sequence ATGGGGTACGTGACTCGGATCGTGATCATCGGTGGTGGCCCCGGCGGGTACGAGGCGGCGCTCGTGGCCGCGCAGCTCGGCGCGGAGGTGACGGTCGTCGACTGCGACGGCCTGGGCGGTGCGTCGGTGCTCACCGACTGCGTGCCGTCGAAGACGCTGATCGCCACCGCGGAGGTGATGACCACCTTCGACTCCTCGTACGAGGAGCTGGGCATCATCGTCGCGGACGACACGCCGCCGGAGCAGCAGGCCGCCCGCGTCGTCGGCGTGGACCTGGGCAAGGTCAACGCCCGGGTGAAGCGGCTGGCGCTGGCCCAGTCCGAGGACATCGCCACGAACGTGACCCGGGCGGGCGGCCGGGTCGTACGCGGCCGGGCGAGCGTCTCGCCGCAGCAGGCCCCGGACGGCTCGCGCACGGTCCGGGTGACCGGGCCCGTCGGCGAGGCCGGGGGGCCGGGCGAGCCGGAGGAGCTGGTCGCCGACGCGGTGCTGGTCGCCACCGGGGGCAGCCCGCGCGAGCTGCCCGACGCGCAGCCCGACGGCGAGCGGATCCTGAACTGGAAGCAGGTCTACGACCTCGACGAGCTGCCCGAGGAGCTGATCGTCGTCGGCTCCGGCGTCACCGGCGCGGAGTTCGCCGGCGCGTACCAGGCGCTCGGCTCGCGGGTCACGCTGGTCTCCAGCCGGGACCGGGTGCTGCCGGGCGAGGACCCGGACGCGGCGGCGGTGCTGGAGGACGTCTTCCGGCGCCGCGGCATGAACGTGATGAGCCGCTCGCGCGCGCAGAGCGCCAAGCGCGTCGGCGACCGGGTCGAGGTGACGCTCAACGACGGGCGCGTGATCACCGGTTCGCACTGCCTGATGGCGGTCGGCGCGGTGCCCAACACCCGGGGCATCGGCCTGGAGGAGGCCGGGGTGCGGCTGACGGACTCCGGGCACATCTGGACCGACAAGGTGTCGCGCACGAGCGCGCCGGGCATCTACGCGGCGGGCGACTGCACGGGCGTGTTCGCGCTCGCCTCGGTGGCGGCGATGCAGGGCCGGATCGCGATGTACCACTTCCTCGGCGAGACCGTCGCGCCGCTGCGGCTGAAGACGGTCTCCGCGAACGTGTTCACGGACCCCGAGATTGCGACGGTGGGATACCAGCAGTCGGACGTGGACGAGGGGCGCATTGATGCGCGGGTGATGAAACTGCCGCTGCTGCGCAACCCCCGGGCCAAGATGCAGGGGGTACGGGACGGCTTCGTGAAGCTGGTCTGCCGCCCCGGCACCGGGATCGTGGTGGGCGGCGTGGTGGTCGCGCCGCGGGCCAGCGAGCTGATCCACCCCATCTCGATCGCCGTCGACAACAATCTGACCGTCGAACAGATCGCGAAGGCGTTTACCGTCTATCCCTCGCTGTCGGGGTCGATCGCGGAGGTCGCGCGGCAGCTCCAGGCCAGCAAGCCCGGCGGCGACGACTAG
- a CDS encoding purine-nucleoside phosphorylase — translation MNASSPHAAPDAAAAADRLRELTGGEPHDVALVMGSGWVPAAEALGTPEHELRVTDLPGFPPPTVEGHAGRIRSYRLGDRRALVFLGRTHLYEGLGVAAVAHGVRTAAAAGCKTVVLTNGCGGLREGMRPGQPVLIGDHINLTAASPIEGARFVDLTDLYAPRLRALCREVDPSLQEGVYAQLPGPHYETPAEIEMLRRLGADLVGMSTVLEAIAAREAGAEVLGISLVTNLAAGMTGEPLSHEEVLQAGRDSAARMGELLAEVLRRV, via the coding sequence GTGAACGCATCCTCTCCGCACGCCGCGCCCGACGCGGCGGCCGCAGCCGACCGCCTCCGCGAGCTCACCGGGGGCGAACCCCACGACGTCGCCCTCGTGATGGGTTCCGGCTGGGTGCCCGCGGCGGAAGCGCTGGGCACGCCCGAGCACGAGCTGCGCGTCACCGACCTGCCCGGCTTCCCGCCGCCGACGGTCGAGGGCCACGCCGGGCGGATCCGCTCGTACCGGCTGGGCGACCGACGGGCGCTGGTCTTCCTCGGCCGTACGCACCTCTACGAGGGCCTCGGCGTCGCCGCCGTGGCGCACGGCGTGCGCACGGCCGCGGCGGCGGGCTGCAAGACGGTGGTGCTCACCAACGGCTGCGGCGGGCTGCGCGAGGGCATGCGGCCGGGCCAGCCGGTGCTGATCGGCGACCACATCAACCTCACCGCGGCCTCGCCGATCGAGGGCGCCCGCTTCGTGGACCTGACGGATCTGTACGCGCCGCGGCTGCGGGCGCTGTGCAGGGAGGTGGACCCCAGCCTCCAGGAGGGCGTCTACGCCCAGTTGCCGGGCCCGCACTACGAGACGCCGGCCGAGATCGAGATGCTCCGCCGCCTCGGCGCCGACCTGGTCGGCATGTCGACGGTCCTGGAGGCCATCGCGGCCCGCGAGGCGGGCGCCGAGGTGCTGGGGATCTCGCTGGTCACGAACCTGGCGGCGGGCATGACGGGCGAGCCGCTGAGCCACGAGGAGGTGCTCCAGGCGGGGCGCGACTCGGCGGCGCGGATGGGTGAGCTGCTGGCCGAGGTGCTGCGGCGGGTGTGA
- a CDS encoding phospho-sugar mutase, which translates to MKTDAAGTAGSGDAAGLAARARTWLAEDPDPDTRAELAALLRADDTAALADRFAGTLQFGTAGLRGELGAGPMRMNRAVVIRAAAGLAAYLKGQGAGGGLVVVGYDARHKSHAFAEDTAAVMAGAGFRAVVLPRPLPTPVLAFAIRHLGAVAGVTVTASHNPPRDNGYKVYLGGGSQIVPPADAAIAAAIEAVGPLADVPRPEGGWEVLGEDVVEAYLDRAATVVTAGGPRDVRTVHTALHGVGSAMLAAAFARAGFPPPVPVAAQAEPDPDFPTVAFPNPEEPGAMDLAFATAASAGSAVDVIIANDPDADRCAVAVPAAQADGGGGADGGADAGWRMLRGDEVGALLATHLVRKGATGTFAASIVSSSLMGRIARAARLPYEETLTGFKWLARVENLRYAYEEALGYCVDPAGVRDKDGITAALLVAELTAELKAAGRTLQDLLDDIAVEHGLHATDQLSVRVADLDVIATAMHRLRASPPASAAGLRVTQAEDLSTGTGDLPPTDGLRYTLAGDRARGVEAARVIVRPSGTEPKLKCYLEVVVPVPNAHPGLPAARATAAEFLAELKADVSAAAGF; encoded by the coding sequence GTGAAGACAGACGCTGCTGGGACCGCTGGGTCCGGGGACGCCGCCGGGCTCGCCGCCCGGGCCAGGACGTGGCTGGCGGAGGACCCCGACCCCGACACCCGCGCCGAGCTGGCGGCCCTGCTGCGGGCGGACGACACCGCGGCCCTCGCGGACCGCTTCGCCGGCACGCTGCAGTTCGGCACCGCCGGGCTCCGCGGTGAGCTGGGCGCGGGGCCGATGCGGATGAACCGGGCCGTCGTCATCCGCGCCGCCGCCGGGCTGGCCGCGTACCTGAAGGGGCAGGGCGCGGGCGGCGGCCTGGTCGTCGTCGGCTACGACGCCCGGCACAAGAGCCACGCCTTCGCCGAGGACACCGCCGCCGTCATGGCCGGCGCCGGCTTCCGGGCCGTCGTCCTGCCCCGCCCGCTGCCGACGCCGGTGCTGGCCTTCGCGATCCGCCACCTCGGCGCGGTCGCCGGGGTCACCGTCACCGCGAGCCACAACCCGCCGCGCGACAACGGCTACAAGGTCTACCTGGGCGGCGGCTCGCAGATCGTCCCGCCCGCGGACGCCGCGATCGCCGCCGCCATCGAGGCGGTGGGCCCGCTCGCGGACGTGCCCCGCCCGGAGGGCGGCTGGGAGGTGCTGGGCGAGGACGTCGTGGAGGCGTACCTCGACCGGGCCGCCACGGTCGTCACCGCGGGCGGCCCCCGGGACGTCCGTACGGTGCACACCGCCCTGCACGGCGTCGGCTCCGCCATGCTGGCCGCCGCCTTCGCCCGCGCCGGCTTCCCGCCCCCGGTGCCGGTCGCGGCGCAGGCGGAGCCGGACCCGGACTTCCCGACCGTCGCGTTCCCCAACCCGGAGGAGCCGGGGGCGATGGACCTGGCGTTCGCGACGGCGGCCTCTGCGGGTTCTGCGGTGGACGTGATCATCGCCAACGACCCCGACGCGGACCGCTGCGCGGTGGCCGTGCCGGCGGCGCAGGCGGACGGGGGCGGGGGCGCGGACGGGGGCGCGGACGCGGGCTGGCGGATGCTGCGCGGCGACGAGGTCGGCGCCCTGCTGGCCACGCACCTCGTACGCAAAGGGGCCACGGGCACCTTCGCGGCGTCCATCGTCTCCTCCTCCCTCATGGGCCGGATCGCGCGGGCCGCGCGCCTGCCGTACGAGGAGACGCTGACCGGCTTCAAGTGGCTGGCCCGCGTCGAGAACCTGCGCTACGCCTACGAGGAGGCCCTCGGCTACTGCGTCGACCCCGCCGGCGTCCGCGACAAGGACGGCATCACCGCGGCCCTGCTGGTCGCCGAACTGACCGCGGAGCTGAAGGCGGCGGGCCGCACGCTGCAGGACCTGCTGGACGACATCGCGGTGGAGCACGGCCTGCACGCCACGGACCAGCTCTCCGTCCGCGTAGCGGACCTCGACGTGATCGCCACCGCGATGCACCGCCTCCGCGCGTCGCCCCCGGCATCGGCGGCGGGCCTGCGGGTGACCCAGGCGGAGGACCTGTCGACGGGCACCGGGGACCTCCCCCCGACGGACGGCCTCCGCTACACCCTGGCGGGCGACCGGGCCCGGGGGGTGGAGGCGGCCCGGGTGATCGTCCGCCCGAGCGGCACCGAACCGAAGCTGAAGTGCTACCTGGAGGTGGTGGTCCCGGTCCCGAACGCCCACCCGGGCCTGCCGGCGGCGCGGGCGACGGCGGCGGAGTTCCTGGCGGAGCTGAAGGCAGACGTCTCGGCGGCAGCGGGCTTCTGA
- a CDS encoding 3'-5' exonuclease — MKYETWPRLLVVDIEGNGVTPPDVVEVAALPLHNGTPDTRTAGVWLIRPPVPVTPFASRVHKLTNEDLNSCPPWEEVREEVRAMLTGAWICAHNAGVDYRVLARHLPGWEPPGVIDTLRLARATYKEAPRHNLDALIQHTGLDLGQAPGQRHRAAFDAYATALLLLRMAEQYPTWEALVRAAVPPGLPGAPEPEQEPTLW, encoded by the coding sequence ATGAAGTACGAGACATGGCCCCGGCTGTTGGTGGTCGACATCGAAGGGAACGGAGTCACGCCTCCCGACGTGGTCGAAGTGGCTGCCCTGCCGCTGCACAACGGCACGCCGGACACCCGCACGGCCGGGGTCTGGCTCATCCGGCCTCCGGTGCCGGTCACGCCTTTCGCCAGCCGCGTGCACAAACTCACCAACGAGGACCTGAATTCGTGCCCGCCCTGGGAGGAGGTCCGTGAAGAGGTACGGGCCATGCTGACCGGCGCGTGGATCTGCGCCCACAACGCCGGAGTCGACTACCGGGTTCTCGCCCGGCACCTCCCGGGCTGGGAACCCCCGGGCGTCATCGACACCCTGCGCCTGGCGCGGGCAACGTACAAGGAAGCGCCGCGCCACAACCTCGATGCCCTCATCCAGCACACCGGACTCGACCTCGGCCAAGCCCCCGGCCAGCGGCACCGCGCCGCCTTCGACGCCTATGCCACCGCGCTCCTGCTGCTGCGCATGGCCGAGCAGTACCCCACCTGGGAAGCACTCGTGCGAGCCGCTGTCCCTCCCGGCCTTCCCGGAGCGCCCGAGCCCGAACAGGAGCCCACACTGTGGTGA
- a CDS encoding pentapeptide repeat-containing protein, with protein sequence MDTRTIRRTSVSLPALDEPGLYLSHVASLEGGRGRMAGFHYADADLRDLDLADTHLMDGRITGLNVQRTRLERLRVDSVEFTRCGLSSLQWSESKISRTVFRDCRLMGAALEDVTLDNVLFENCKFDYSTFARIRAIGPVIFARCSLRETTFAAADLGAALIDDCDLRLTEFDGGKHRGLDLRGNDLAQLRGLASLKQIVIDHAQILQLAEALATELHVTFGEDPDDE encoded by the coding sequence ATGGACACCCGCACGATCCGCCGTACGAGCGTCTCGCTCCCCGCCTTGGACGAGCCGGGGCTCTACCTCTCCCACGTCGCCTCTCTGGAGGGCGGCCGCGGGCGGATGGCGGGGTTCCACTACGCCGATGCCGACCTGCGGGATCTCGACCTGGCGGACACCCACCTGATGGACGGGCGGATCACCGGCCTCAACGTGCAGCGCACCCGCCTGGAGAGGCTCCGTGTCGACTCCGTGGAATTCACCCGATGCGGTCTGTCCTCCCTGCAGTGGAGCGAAAGCAAGATCTCCCGAACCGTCTTCCGGGACTGCAGGCTCATGGGCGCCGCGCTCGAAGACGTGACGCTCGACAACGTTCTGTTCGAGAACTGCAAGTTCGACTACAGCACCTTCGCGCGCATCCGCGCCATCGGCCCGGTGATCTTCGCCAGGTGTTCGCTGCGCGAGACCACCTTCGCCGCCGCCGACCTTGGCGCCGCCCTGATCGATGACTGCGATCTACGACTGACCGAGTTCGACGGCGGGAAGCACCGCGGCCTGGACCTCCGGGGTAACGACCTCGCCCAGCTTCGCGGCCTGGCCTCGCTCAAGCAGATCGTCATCGACCATGCCCAGATACTCCAACTCGCAGAGGCCCTTGCCACCGAGCTGCACGTCACCTTCGGCGAAGACCCCGACGACGAGTAG
- the amcA gene encoding multiple cyclophane-containing RiPP AmcA has product MKTLDRLATSDTLVVMELIAAHDFPSPVIVEATWDNRPTWDNWAKTPAPFDNRPTWDNWNKKK; this is encoded by the coding sequence ATGAAGACCCTGGACCGGCTCGCCACATCCGACACCCTCGTCGTGATGGAGTTGATAGCCGCGCACGACTTTCCGAGCCCGGTGATCGTTGAGGCGACGTGGGACAACCGGCCCACGTGGGACAACTGGGCGAAGACCCCGGCCCCCTTCGACAACCGACCGACCTGGGACAACTGGAACAAGAAGAAGTAG
- the amcB gene encoding cyclophane-forming radical SAM peptide maturase AmcB: MRSRPSQWRARYRERFAVPQTLVVQPTTWCNLDCRYCYLPFRKLKQQMSTEVAEALARAVAQLDDSGHPIGIVWHGGEPLAVGQQKFAALLAPFEALRRAGRVHHYVQTNATLITETWCEQLAAYDFRVGVSIDGPADLNAERVDLRGKPAFDRILRGISRLREHGIPFSVISVVGALGIAMPEELLEFLTSLGGHTVGFNIEEIEGANTDRQPPTAVQAEEFWRRTLTWTREHPGAPVVRELERLAEYLHMIRSGQRVEWDRRRLDPIPTVSWKGDVVLLSPELADTAAPEYGDFLAGNILDRSLPEILRDAYRLRYVRDFLTSLDRCQAECEFFDFCRGAQAANRYFENGDLTSTETSYCRTSRQALVTALSTLATKEAVA, from the coding sequence ATGCGTTCTCGCCCGTCCCAGTGGCGTGCCCGGTACCGGGAGCGGTTTGCGGTCCCGCAGACGCTGGTGGTGCAGCCCACGACCTGGTGCAATCTGGACTGCCGGTACTGCTACCTGCCGTTTCGCAAGCTCAAGCAACAGATGTCGACGGAGGTGGCCGAGGCCCTGGCGAGGGCGGTGGCTCAGCTCGACGACAGCGGCCATCCGATCGGCATCGTCTGGCACGGTGGGGAGCCGCTCGCCGTGGGTCAGCAGAAGTTCGCCGCACTGCTCGCGCCGTTCGAGGCCCTGCGGCGGGCGGGCCGAGTCCACCACTATGTGCAGACCAACGCGACGCTCATCACGGAGACGTGGTGCGAACAGCTTGCCGCGTACGACTTCCGCGTCGGGGTGAGCATCGACGGCCCGGCCGACTTGAACGCCGAGCGCGTCGACCTGCGAGGGAAGCCTGCCTTCGACCGGATCCTGCGCGGCATCTCGCGGCTGCGCGAGCACGGCATCCCGTTCTCCGTCATCTCGGTGGTCGGCGCCCTGGGGATCGCGATGCCGGAGGAACTGCTGGAGTTCTTGACCTCCCTGGGCGGCCATACAGTGGGCTTCAACATTGAGGAGATCGAAGGGGCCAACACCGATCGGCAGCCGCCCACCGCAGTCCAGGCCGAGGAGTTCTGGCGCCGCACCCTCACGTGGACCCGCGAGCACCCCGGTGCCCCAGTGGTCCGGGAACTCGAACGCCTCGCCGAGTACCTCCATATGATCCGGTCCGGCCAGAGAGTTGAGTGGGACAGGCGCCGCCTCGACCCCATCCCCACCGTCTCCTGGAAGGGCGACGTGGTCCTGCTCTCCCCAGAACTCGCGGACACGGCAGCACCGGAGTACGGCGACTTCTTGGCCGGCAACATCCTCGACCGTAGCCTGCCCGAGATCCTCCGGGATGCCTACCGGCTGCGCTACGTCCGCGACTTTCTCACCAGCCTGGACCGCTGCCAGGCCGAATGCGAGTTCTTCGACTTCTGCCGCGGTGCCCAGGCCGCCAACCGCTATTTCGAGAACGGCGACCTCACTTCTACCGAGACCAGCTACTGCCGGACCTCCCGGCAGGCCCTGGTCACGGCTCTGTCCACGCTCGCAACCAAGGAGGCCGTTGCATGA
- a CDS encoding NUDIX domain-containing protein: MPRSILIHDGQTARDMGLVYCCSGYLVERGKVLLVHHNRFDKWVPPGGHIEPGESFAGTAVREFKEETGLLVQTISSQPAIHPADHNATPEPVPFYVDIEREGFPTPALVQFFYVQRQPGTWQQAAEAQLEEVHGAAWFGLEDLDTLKTFDQVRSLARFALLNYPVAEERVTS; this comes from the coding sequence GTGCCTCGCTCGATTCTGATCCACGACGGCCAGACCGCCCGCGACATGGGTCTGGTGTACTGCTGCTCGGGCTATCTCGTCGAGCGTGGCAAAGTGCTGCTCGTGCACCACAACCGCTTCGACAAATGGGTTCCGCCAGGCGGTCATATCGAGCCTGGTGAGTCCTTTGCAGGCACGGCGGTGCGGGAGTTCAAGGAGGAGACCGGGCTGCTGGTGCAGACGATCTCCAGCCAGCCGGCCATCCACCCGGCCGACCACAACGCCACTCCCGAACCCGTGCCGTTCTACGTGGACATCGAGCGCGAAGGCTTCCCGACGCCGGCGCTGGTCCAGTTCTTTTACGTCCAACGGCAGCCGGGCACCTGGCAACAGGCTGCGGAGGCGCAGCTCGAAGAGGTGCACGGAGCTGCCTGGTTCGGCCTGGAGGACCTCGACACCCTCAAGACTTTCGACCAGGTCCGCTCCCTGGCACGATTCGCCCTGCTGAACTACCCGGTGGCAGAGGAACGCGTCACGTCGTAG
- a CDS encoding ATP-binding protein has translation MKATAENTEGHAARAWNVTAEAQAIEQWRNAAAAATAELGGDADAVAIVRLGVSELLSNVAKHAEDKTCRLTVRVEETWVYVHVYDTSRQAPALTTPAWDAESGRGLWLLNSMVTDWGYECRADGKAVWFRAPLNATAKEPKPAPSRAAGARRVNFATVAVDDNVIYLGQKRRIVALVQTRTGYVVQFADATALHVVCPPDVCEIDGCTVRLDDIADGACFWCGTARRLVSVGRYATASGTSHTVYACTGCIATRGLVPLASRGGVDTRIRYRSRSAR, from the coding sequence ATGAAGGCCACCGCCGAAAACACCGAAGGCCACGCGGCGCGCGCATGGAACGTGACCGCCGAAGCGCAGGCCATCGAGCAGTGGCGCAACGCGGCTGCCGCGGCAACCGCCGAACTGGGCGGTGACGCCGATGCCGTAGCGATTGTCCGGCTGGGAGTCTCGGAACTCTTAAGCAACGTGGCCAAACACGCCGAGGACAAGACCTGTCGACTCACCGTGCGGGTGGAAGAGACGTGGGTCTACGTCCACGTCTACGACACCTCCCGCCAGGCACCCGCACTCACCACCCCCGCCTGGGACGCAGAGAGCGGACGCGGCCTGTGGCTCCTGAACTCGATGGTGACCGACTGGGGTTACGAATGCCGGGCGGACGGCAAAGCCGTGTGGTTCCGCGCCCCGTTGAACGCCACCGCGAAGGAACCGAAACCGGCTCCTTCGCGCGCGGCGGGCGCGCGGCGCGTGAACTTCGCGACGGTGGCCGTCGATGACAACGTCATCTACCTCGGACAGAAGCGACGGATCGTGGCGCTGGTCCAGACCCGCACGGGATACGTCGTGCAATTCGCCGACGCCACGGCGCTGCACGTGGTCTGCCCGCCGGACGTGTGCGAGATCGACGGCTGCACCGTACGTCTCGACGACATCGCGGACGGCGCCTGCTTCTGGTGCGGCACCGCCAGACGCCTGGTCTCGGTGGGCCGCTACGCCACGGCATCCGGAACGTCCCACACGGTCTACGCCTGCACCGGCTGCATCGCGACCCGAGGGCTGGTCCCGCTGGCCTCTCGCGGCGGTGTCGACACGAGAATCCGCTACCGCTCGCGAAGCGCACGCTGA
- a CDS encoding helix-turn-helix transcriptional regulator, producing MTDAQPNLHRRRLGLELRSLRKATGLSLADAASQLDLPGAPSLSRIENGKQRVAPTSVLAFFDVYGLTDDDRRRQVRELAKLANSGKRSNLLDEYRSAILDPFVDYVQLEEMAVKSETFVNIVPGLLQTEAYATAIVEGSRFWRHQREVRNFVQLRMVRQAVLSREKPLHLWCVLDEAALMRRVGGDAVMKDQLEHLLTVSEREHVDVQVLPFDQGAHAGVDGAFHLLHFSAGPPVAVVEPMTTALYLEEDGHLARYESGFDHLRAEALDVRASRKYIGKVLKERYA from the coding sequence ATGACCGATGCTCAGCCCAACCTGCACCGACGCCGCCTCGGGTTGGAGTTGCGATCGCTACGGAAGGCCACCGGCCTGTCGTTGGCGGATGCCGCAAGCCAGCTCGATCTGCCGGGTGCGCCCTCGTTGAGCCGGATCGAGAACGGCAAGCAGCGCGTGGCGCCCACGTCGGTGCTTGCCTTCTTCGATGTCTACGGGCTCACCGATGACGATCGCCGCAGGCAGGTCAGGGAGTTGGCGAAGCTCGCCAACAGCGGAAAGCGAAGCAACCTGCTTGACGAATACCGGAGCGCCATCCTCGATCCCTTCGTGGACTACGTCCAACTTGAGGAAATGGCCGTGAAAAGTGAGACGTTCGTCAACATCGTTCCGGGGCTTCTCCAGACGGAGGCGTACGCGACCGCGATCGTTGAGGGCAGTCGATTTTGGCGGCATCAGCGAGAGGTCAGGAACTTCGTCCAACTCCGCATGGTGCGGCAGGCCGTCCTGAGTCGGGAGAAGCCGCTCCATCTGTGGTGTGTCCTGGACGAGGCAGCCCTGATGCGACGTGTCGGGGGCGATGCCGTGATGAAGGACCAGCTTGAGCACCTGCTGACCGTGTCGGAGCGCGAGCATGTGGATGTGCAGGTGCTTCCGTTCGATCAAGGTGCCCACGCCGGGGTGGACGGCGCGTTCCACCTCCTGCACTTCTCGGCGGGCCCGCCCGTCGCGGTGGTCGAGCCGATGACAACCGCCCTGTACCTGGAGGAAGATGGCCACCTGGCACGGTACGAAAGCGGGTTCGACCACCTCCGAGCCGAAGCCTTGGACGTACGGGCGTCTCGGAAGTACATCGGCAAGGTACTCAAGGAGCGCTACGCATGA